The Apis mellifera strain DH4 unplaced genomic scaffold, Amel_HAv3.1 GroupUN_206, whole genome shotgun sequence genome includes a window with the following:
- the LOC113219380 gene encoding uncharacterized protein LOC113219380 gives SWIVARRTEAKAFAKNVFINQERKLEVRRRSDTALVLTINDASQRSAEVPPMTRRAASGKPKLLGSGGSMVAKLKLKGIDGRAPPGVEPAA, from the coding sequence ATTCTTGGATCGTCGCAAGACGGACAGAAGCGAAAGCATTTGCcaaaaatgttttcattaaTCAAGAACGAAAGTTAGAGGTTCGAAGGCGATCAGATACCGCCCTAGTTCTAACCATAAACGATGCCAGCCAGCGATCCGCCGAAGTTCCTCCGATGACTCGGCGGGCAGCTTCCGGGAAACCAAAGCTTTTGGGTTCCGGGGGAAGTATGGTTGCAAAGCTGAAACTTAAAGGAATTGACGGAAGG